A single Phaenicophaeus curvirostris isolate KB17595 chromosome 26, BPBGC_Pcur_1.0, whole genome shotgun sequence DNA region contains:
- the KRT12 gene encoding keratin, type I cytoskeletal 12, whose amino-acid sequence MALSTRTSGGSRQFSSRSSLGGGSLRVSSSGGGGGFGSSGLGFGGGSGGGFGAASMLGSGSGFSTGFGSSAGGGFGSSLSSGFGGGFGSGLGGGYGSGLGSAFGGGLGGGFGSSSGAGFGGGFGSGSGSGFGSGFGTTAAGDGGLLSGSKKETMQNLNDRLAAYLDKVRSLEDANTELERKIREWYEKNGPGAAIPAPGNDYSKHYPVIEDLRNKIINATIDNARIILQVDNARLAADDFRLKYENEVALRQSVEADINGLRRVLDELTLTRADLEMQIESLNEELAYLKKNHEEELQGIQSTSVGQVSVEMDAAPGTDLTKLLNDMRGQYELIAEQNRKEAEAWFNEKSGELKREISTNTEQLQSGKSEITDLKRTLQSLEIELQSQLAMKKSLEDTLAETEAGYCAQLSQIQLQIGNLESQLFQVRADMERQNAEYQQLLDIKTRLEMEIETYRRLLDGEFVGAGQAVTFESSSLTGSKSQTQSLDSSQDPTKTRKIKTIVEEVVDGKVVASHVKEVEEKV is encoded by the exons ATGGCTCTTTCCACGCGCACCAGCGGTGGATCCCGGCAGTTCTCTTCTCGGAGCAGCCTTGGTGGAGGATCTCTGAGAGTGTCTAGTTCTGGTGGTGGAGGAGGCTTTGGCAGCAGTGGACTTGGGTTTGGTGGTGGATCTGGTGGTGGATTTGGTGCTGCTTCTATGCTTGGTTCAGGCTCTGGCTTCAGCACGGGGTTTGGGAGTAGCGCGGGCGGAGGCTTTGGGAGCAGCTTAAGCAGTGGCTTTGGAGGAGGCTTTGGCAGTGGTTTAGGTGGTGGCTATGGCAGTGGCCTGGGCAGTGCCTTTGGTGGAGGTTTAGGAGGTGGTTTTGGCAGCAGTTCAGGTGCTGGTTTTGGAGGTGGCTTTGGAAGTGGCTCAGGATCTGGGTTTGGAAGTGGTTTTGGCACTACTGCTGCTGGAGATGGTGGCCTTCTTTCCGgctcaaaaaaagaaaccatgcAGAACCTCAATGACCGTCTGGCCGCTTATCTGGACAAAGTACGGTCTCTGGAGGATGCCAACACTGAGCTGGAACGCAAAATCCGTGAGTGGTATGAGAAAAATGGCCCTGGAGCTGCTATCCCTGCACCTGGGAATGACTACAGTAAACATTATCCTGTAATTGAAGATCTTCGAAACAAG ATCATTAATGCAACTATCGACAACGCAAGAATCATTTTGCAAGTCGATAATGCCAGACTGGCTGCTGATGATTTCAGACTGAA ATATGAGAATGAAGTGGCCCTTCGCCAGAGCGTGGAAGCTGACATTAACGGTCTGCGCAGAGTTCTGGATGAGCTGACCTTGACAAGAGCTGATTTGGAGATGCAGATTGAAAGCCTGAATGAAGAGCTGGCTTATCTCAAGAAGAATCATGAAgag gagctccagggtATCCAGAGCACGTCCGTCGGCCAAGTCAGCGTTGAAATGGATGCTGCTCCAGGCACTGACCTGACCAAGCTTTTGAATGACATGAGGGGACAGTACGAACTCATTGCTGAGCAAAATCGTAAAGAGGCTGAAGCATGGTTCAACGAAAAA AGTGGGGAGCTGAAAAGGGAAATCTCCACCAACACCGAGCAGCTTCAGTCAGGGAAGAGTGAGATCACAGATTTAAAAAGGACTCTCCAGAGCCTGGAAATTGAACTGCAATCTCAGCTTGCCATG AAAAAATCCCTTGAAGACACTTTGGCAGAAACGGAAGCAGGTTACTGTGCTCAGCTTTCACAAATACAACTCCAGATTGGAAACCTGGAATCTCAGCTGTTCCAGGTCAGGGCTGACATGGAGCGCCAGAACGCAGAGTATCAACAACTTCTGGACATCAAGACTCGTCTGGAAATGGAAATTGAAACCTACCGCCGCTTGCTGGATGGCGAGTTTGT GGGCGCAGGGCAGGCGGTGACATTTGAAAGCTCATCCTTGACAGGGTCCAAATCACAAACACAATCACTGGATTCATCTCAGG ATCCTACCAAGACTAGAAAGATCAAGACAATTGTTGAAGAAGTTGTAGATGGAAAAGTTGTTGCATCCCATGTTAAGGAAGTTGAAGAGAAGGTATAA